The DNA region GTCTCGGCCAACCGGGCGCAGAGTGGCGTGACACCGATTGCATTTGCCAATTTCTCGCAGCAGGAAATCAAGCGGGATTACACAGTGGGGGAATTTCCGCTTCTGCTGCAGAGCACGCCGAATCTGTATTCGTATTCCGACGGCGCCGGGGCGCTCGGGTACAGCTATATGTCGATCCGCGGGTTCGATGACAAGCGGATTCAGACTTATATCAACGGGGTGCCGCTGAATGACCCGGAGGACCAGGCGACGTACTTTGTCGACCTGCCAGATTTTGCATCGACCGTCACCGATATTCAGATCCAGCGCGGTGTCGGCAATGCATTGTACGGCGACGCGTCTTTCGGCGGTTCGGTCAATATCGCCACGAATGATTTGTCACGCGAGAGACAGGTAACTTTCTCATCGGGTTTCGGCCAATACACGGCGAACGACAAGGCTATCGGCAATCTGTCCAAACAGACGATTGAATATTCATCCGGCCTGATAGATGGCCGATGGCATTTTTCCGGGCGGTTCTCGCGGCAGAAGAGCGATGGCTACCGGTACAACAGCTGGTACAATGGCTGGGCCTACTACTATGCGGTTGCACGGCTCGATCCCAATATGACCACCGAGCTGTATGTCTACGGCGGGCCCATGAAAATGCACCTGTCGTATTGGGGCTCATCGCGCGAGGCAATCGAACAGGACCGTCGCTCCAATCCCCTCGGTTATGACAACGAAACGGACAACTTCAATCAGCCGCACTATCAACTGCACAATGCCTATCGGCTGAGCGACAAGGCCACGTTGTCCAACACACTCTACTATATTCGTGGTAGGGGATATTACGAACAATTAAAAGATGCCCAGGAGTACTGGCAGTACGATATCGACACCAGTTTAACCGACCGAGACAGTGCCGGCGCTCCGTTCGCCAGCGGCAATCTCGTGCGCCAGCAATGGGTGGCGAAGAATCAACTTGGATGGAACCCGCGACTGGATATCGACCACGCCAAAGGAAGTCACTCGCTGGGCGGTTCGTTCTATTATTTCGACTCCGAGCATTGGGGCCAGGTGGTTTGGGCACAACACGTGGGAGGTGCGCTCAATCCGGACCATCGCTATTACGAATATCACGGCAAAAAGTGGGTCGGCTCGCTGTTCGCACAGGAATACTACAAACTGACAGACCGGCTGAGCAGCCAGTTGACCGCGCAGCTTCGCTATCAGCGGTACAAGTTCAGCCAGGAGCGGATGGGGGCATTCAGAGGGTACCAGTACGACATCAACTGGTTCTTCTTCTCGCCGCGATTCGGGCTGAATTACCGGCTCACCAATGAAGCCAGCCTGTTCGCCAACGCGGCGGTTTCATCACGAACTCCCACCGATGCCGATATCTACGATGCCAACGACCCGACCATACTCCCCTCGCTCGAAATCAAGTCGGTCAGTCTGGCCGCGGGCGGCGATACCGCCTATGTGTTCGGTGATCCTACGGCAAAAAATGAGCGGCTGGTTAATTTCGAATTAGGCAGCGAGTTTACCAAATCGACGTATTCGTTCGGGTTGAATCTGTTCTGGATGGATTTCCGAAATGAGATTCTCCCGTACGGCGGCATCAATCCTAACACCGGTCTGCCGATTACCATCAACGCCGACCGCTCGGTGCATTCCGGTATCGAAATGACCGCCTCGGCCGCACTCACCAAAGGGTTCAGGGTGAGCGGCAATTTCGCGTACAACTACAACCGGGTCAGGAAATACAGCAAGGCATTCTATTATGACAGTGACTCGGTCGTGGTAAACTTCAAAGACCACAAGTTGTCCGGCTTCCCGGAGTACCTGGGGAATCTGCTGTTGGATTACGAGCGAAAGTGGTATCGAGTGACCTTCCGACACCGGTTTGTCGGACGGCAGTGGATGGAGCTCGCGAACATCAAGTCCCTGTCGATCGCGCCGTATAACACGGCATCGCTATCTGCGACCATCAACTGGCCGAACTTCGTGGATGCCGGCACACTCAGTTTCTCCGCCAGAGTCGACAACCTGTTTAATACCGATTATCTCGCGGCAGGTTATGGCGGCAACTACGCCTACGATGGCGGCACCGGACCCGTGGTCGATGGCTGGGCAGAGTATTTTGTTGGTCCGGAGCGGAGCTTCTATTTGCAGATACAGTTGGAGGCGTTCTGACCGATTGCGAGTCAGCCCGTTGCATCGAAGGTAAAATGCATGTAATTTGTCTTTGATCGCGTCTCAGTCGCGAGTCACCGGCGTATAAGAATGACTATGAGCGAGAATAACGGTTACGAGTATCTGCTTGGGGACGGCGCCGCGGAGTTAGAACGTCTCCAATTCCAGCACAGTGTCTGGGGACCGGTCACCGACCAGTTTTTCGACCGTATCGGTGTCGGGCACGGCTGGCGATGTCTCGATGTCGGAGCCGGGCCCGGGCTGGTCACGATGGACCTTCGCAGGCGCGTGGGGGGAAACGGCGAAGTGATCGCACTGGAACCATCATCATATTTTCGCGACTGGTTGAACGGCCAGATCGCCCAAGAGGGCTGGAAGAACGTCTCGCTCCAGTCGGGCACGTCGTACGAAGCCGCGCTGCCACATCACCATTTCGACTTAGTGTTCATTCGCTGGGTGATCGGTTTTGTGCCGTCGCCGGAGTCGTTTCTCAGCCCCCTCATAAGCGCGCTCAAGCCGGGTGGCATTATCGCCGTGCAGGATTATGTCCACGAGGGGTGCGCACTGTTTCCCGAGGGGTCGGCGTGGGACCGCTTCCCGGAATTGATGCGTCAGTGGTGGCGTTCCGGCGGCGGGGACCCGTATGTCGGCGCACGACTGCCGGCGGTGTTTCGAAGTATGGGTTTGCAAGTGATCGACTATACGCCCACTTCCCTTTCCGGCGGGCCGGACAGCCGTGTCATGGAGTGGATGGGTCGTTTCATGCACAGCCAGTTGCCCGTGATGGTGGAGCGCAAGCTGGCCACGCAGGAGGAATCCGATGCCATCCGTGCCGATTGGCAGGCACACCGCCGGAACCCGGACACGATCTTCTTCTCACCGTTTGTGATCGACGTGGCGGCGCAAACGAAACCATAAAAACGAAGAGGCACTCCGCAGGGAGTGCCTTGAAACTCGACAATAGCTGCGGTTGCTATTCTGTCGCCTCTTTGCCGGTATCAGCCAGTTCCTCGCGAATACGGGCCGACTTGCCGGTCAACTCACGCAGGTAATACAGTTTGGCACGGCGAACCTGGCCTGAGCGGACATGCTCGATCTTGGCCACGTTCGGCGAATGAAGCGGAAACACACGCTCCACGCCGATCCCCGAAGAGATTTTCCGCACTGTGAAAGTCGCGCCCGCGCCTGAGCCGCGGCGGCCGATCACCGTCCCCTGGAACACCTGGATTCGCTCCTTGTCCCCTTCTTTAATACGGACATGGACCTTAACCGTGTCCCCCGGGGTGAACGCCGGGATATGCTCTTTGAGAAAGCTCTTCTCTATCTGGTCTATCTGTTTCATCGATGTAACCTTTCTCTATATGTCGTTCTTCTTATCTTCAAGTTCATCTACCAACCGCAATTCCTCATCGCTCAATTCCGCCCTCGTGAGCAGCTCGGGGCGGTGGCGCAGGCATTTCTTGATCGCCTCCGTGCGACGGAATCTTTCTATCTGTGCATGGTGCCCGGACTGCAAAATCTCCGGCACATTCAGTCCCTCGTATTCGGCCGGTTTGGTGTAGCAGGGGGAGCCGAGCATCTGATTCATGTAAGAATCATTCAGCGCCGACTCAAAATTGCCGAGCACTTTCGGTATCAACCGCGCGATAGCGTCCACCATCACGGCCGCCGCCGGCTCGCCGCCGGTCAGCACGTAGTCGCCAATCGAGACCTCATCCATTTCATACAGCGCCGTCAGCCGCTCATCGACACCAAGATAGTGCCCGCAGATGATCGTCACTCGCTCGCACAGCGAGTATTTCACCGCCAAATCCTGGTTGAATTGCCGTCCCGCCGCCGAGGTGAGGATAAGCCGCTCTTTAGGCGATGGCGGCTCTCCGGCTCTCTGGTGGTGGTACCCGAGGCTCTGCAGACATCGGTCGAGTGGTTCGACTTTCATCACCATGCCGCCGCCGCCGCCGAACGGGGTGTCATCGACCGTGTGATGCTTATCCGTAGCAAACTCGCGCGGATTGACTATTGCGATGTCAAAGAGCCGTTTGTCGACTGCTTTCCCGATCAACGACTGCCGCAAAGACAGCGCGAAATAATCCGGAAACAGCGTGACAATTTCAAATTTCACCCGTCACCTCCGGTTTATGCCTGCTCGGCCAGACCGGTTGTGACCACCACAACTTTCCTGTTCTCTATATCCACACTACGGACAAACTGCTTGACCGCCGGGCAGAGCCACTCACGACCATCTTCAGCAGCGATGACGTACACATCGCTTGAGGGACACTCCTCGATCTGGGTTATCTCGCCCACGTAGTCACCGCTTTCATCCGCGTACACTTTGCATCCCACCAGTTCGAACACGAAAAACGTGTCCTCGGCCAGCTCCATCAACTGGCCGCGCGGCAACGCCAACTGTCGGTTGGTCAGCCGCGCCGCTTCTTCCGGTGTGTCGATTCCCGCCAGCTTCAGTACCGGCCGTCCCGAGACGATCCGCGCTGAAGCAATCGTCATTCTCTTCCATTCCCCTCGGAACTCAACGAACAGTTCCTTCAGTTCCAGAAACCGCTCCGGCGTGTCGCTGGTCGGCGTCACGTACAGTTCGCCGTGGACGCCGCGCGTTTTGCCCAGCGTGCCGATCGTGATCAGCGCGTCCGGGTCGGTCACTTATTCCAGAATCTCCAGCACGGCACGATGTCCCTTGCGCGCTGCTGCCGCCGCCAGGATCGTCCGGATCGCCTTGGCGGTCTGCCCACTTTTGCCGATCACTTTCCCCAGGTCCCCTTGCCCCACGCGCAGTTCGTACACGGTGGTCCTACTCCCCTGGACTTCTTCCACCAGAACCTCGTCAGGGTGCTCCACCAGTGCTCTCACGATGAACTCAATGAACTCCTTCATGGTGCCATTCCTTTCGAACAGTCAGATGCGGGTATCGAATCCATTCCCGGCGTAAACTCTGCTATCGAACCGGACCTCAGTGTAAGTCGGGTATTTGGCGGCGCCGCGTTATTTCGCTTCGGCGGCCGGCGCCTCGGCGGCGACACTCGCCTTCTTCATCTTCCGCGTCTTCTTCGGCCGTTCCTTGATCGTTCCCTTCACCGCGACCGTCGAGACATCCTCGCCTTTCTGCGCCTTCAGGTACTTGGTGGTGAACCCGATCTGCTTGAGCAGCGAGGCCACCGTGTCGCTCGGCTCCGCGCCCTGCGCCAGCCACTTGGTCATCTTGTCCTCGAACAAGTTGATCTCGGCCGGTTTCGGCAGCGGGTTGTAGGTGCCAAGAATCTCCAGAAAACGACCGTCACGTGCCCGACGTGAGTCGGCCGCAACTATCCGGTAATACGGACGTTTGGTCGTCCCTATCCGGCGCAGTCTAATGTGTACCGCCAATGGTGCACTCCTCCGTTTCTCACCCGATCCCCAACTGGGACCAGTTTTTTGCCATATTCTTCATCTTCTTATTGCTGCCCATTTGATGGAACATCTTCTGCATGGCGAAGAACTGATTGAGCAGTTGATTCACCGCCTGCACGCTGTTGCCGGAGCCGTTCGCGATCCGCTTCTTGCGGGAGCCGTCGATAAGCCGCGGGTTGCGTCGCTCCGCCACCGTCATCGATTTGATGATCGCGGTGGTCCGCTCAACTTCTTTCTCGTCGAACTTCATTCCCTTGAGCTGTTTGCCGACTCCCGGTATCATCCCAATGACCGACTCCAGCGGTCCCATCTTTTTCAATTGATTCATCTGCTCCAGGAAATCCTCGAAATCAAACTGCGCCTTGAGCAGCTTTTCCTGCAT from Candidatus Zixiibacteriota bacterium includes:
- a CDS encoding TonB-dependent receptor, whose product is MPLLAAEIAGRVVDNEGQPLVGVSVVSDIGGLGTQSDSAGRFHLATSQEIKRVTFSCVGYQSRTFSAESVPPTVMLSAVFILGQDIIVSANRAQSGVTPIAFANFSQQEIKRDYTVGEFPLLLQSTPNLYSYSDGAGALGYSYMSIRGFDDKRIQTYINGVPLNDPEDQATYFVDLPDFASTVTDIQIQRGVGNALYGDASFGGSVNIATNDLSRERQVTFSSGFGQYTANDKAIGNLSKQTIEYSSGLIDGRWHFSGRFSRQKSDGYRYNSWYNGWAYYYAVARLDPNMTTELYVYGGPMKMHLSYWGSSREAIEQDRRSNPLGYDNETDNFNQPHYQLHNAYRLSDKATLSNTLYYIRGRGYYEQLKDAQEYWQYDIDTSLTDRDSAGAPFASGNLVRQQWVAKNQLGWNPRLDIDHAKGSHSLGGSFYYFDSEHWGQVVWAQHVGGALNPDHRYYEYHGKKWVGSLFAQEYYKLTDRLSSQLTAQLRYQRYKFSQERMGAFRGYQYDINWFFFSPRFGLNYRLTNEASLFANAAVSSRTPTDADIYDANDPTILPSLEIKSVSLAAGGDTAYVFGDPTAKNERLVNFELGSEFTKSTYSFGLNLFWMDFRNEILPYGGINPNTGLPITINADRSVHSGIEMTASAALTKGFRVSGNFAYNYNRVRKYSKAFYYDSDSVVVNFKDHKLSGFPEYLGNLLLDYERKWYRVTFRHRFVGRQWMELANIKSLSIAPYNTASLSATINWPNFVDAGTLSFSARVDNLFNTDYLAAGYGGNYAYDGGTGPVVDGWAEYFVGPERSFYLQIQLEAF
- a CDS encoding methyltransferase domain-containing protein, with translation MSENNGYEYLLGDGAAELERLQFQHSVWGPVTDQFFDRIGVGHGWRCLDVGAGPGLVTMDLRRRVGGNGEVIALEPSSYFRDWLNGQIAQEGWKNVSLQSGTSYEAALPHHHFDLVFIRWVIGFVPSPESFLSPLISALKPGGIIAVQDYVHEGCALFPEGSAWDRFPELMRQWWRSGGGDPYVGARLPAVFRSMGLQVIDYTPTSLSGGPDSRVMEWMGRFMHSQLPVMVERKLATQEESDAIRADWQAHRRNPDTIFFSPFVIDVAAQTKP
- the rplS gene encoding 50S ribosomal protein L19: MKQIDQIEKSFLKEHIPAFTPGDTVKVHVRIKEGDKERIQVFQGTVIGRRGSGAGATFTVRKISSGIGVERVFPLHSPNVAKIEHVRSGQVRRAKLYYLRELTGKSARIREELADTGKEATE
- the trmD gene encoding tRNA (guanosine(37)-N1)-methyltransferase TrmD; protein product: MKFEIVTLFPDYFALSLRQSLIGKAVDKRLFDIAIVNPREFATDKHHTVDDTPFGGGGGMVMKVEPLDRCLQSLGYHHQRAGEPPSPKERLILTSAAGRQFNQDLAVKYSLCERVTIICGHYLGVDERLTALYEMDEVSIGDYVLTGGEPAAAVMVDAIARLIPKVLGNFESALNDSYMNQMLGSPCYTKPAEYEGLNVPEILQSGHHAQIERFRRTEAIKKCLRHRPELLTRAELSDEELRLVDELEDKKNDI
- the rimM gene encoding ribosome maturation factor RimM (Essential for efficient processing of 16S rRNA): MTDPDALITIGTLGKTRGVHGELYVTPTSDTPERFLELKELFVEFRGEWKRMTIASARIVSGRPVLKLAGIDTPEEAARLTNRQLALPRGQLMELAEDTFFVFELVGCKVYADESGDYVGEITQIEECPSSDVYVIAAEDGREWLCPAVKQFVRSVDIENRKVVVVTTGLAEQA
- a CDS encoding KH domain-containing protein, which codes for MKEFIEFIVRALVEHPDEVLVEEVQGSRTTVYELRVGQGDLGKVIGKSGQTAKAIRTILAAAAARKGHRAVLEILE
- the rpsP gene encoding 30S ribosomal protein S16; this translates as MAVHIRLRRIGTTKRPYYRIVAADSRRARDGRFLEILGTYNPLPKPAEINLFEDKMTKWLAQGAEPSDTVASLLKQIGFTTKYLKAQKGEDVSTVAVKGTIKERPKKTRKMKKASVAAEAPAAEAK